TCGCTTGAACAAAAGCGGATCGAACCTACTGGCAACCAACCGCTGATGACAATCCTCAACTACGGTCACAGGAGCCAGATCGGCGGGTCCGCGAGCAGGATCATCTCCGCAACAGGTTGACTTCGGTACGGAGCCCAGGGGGCACACACCCCGAGGGTCACCTCGGTGGAGGTCACGTCATCCTTCGGAGGCGTGGTCACCAGGGTCGGCCTGGAAGCCGGCGATCAGGGTGTCGATGAGGAAGTGGAAACTCCGCGTGACGTCGCGGGCCATTTTGAAGCCGTCGGCGCCTTCAAGGGTGACGAACCCGTGAAGTGCTGATCGCATTGCCCGTGCGGAGTCGACTACGCGGGCGTCGGGCAGGCCGAAACCGGCGAGGACGTCGAGCAGAACCTGCAATGCCGCTTCGCTGACGCGGCGGTCCTCCTCGTCATCGGGCGCTGGGGCGGGGAGGGTGGCGGCGTAGCGGCCGGGATGCTCCAGGGCCCAGCGGCGGTAGCTGTCGGCGAACGCCCGGACCGCGTCCGGGCCGGAACGGCCGACGGACTCCCGGGCCAGTTGATGGGCGAATTCGCGCTTGGCCTGGACGGAGATGCCGTGCCGCAGTTCGTGCAGGGAGCCGACGTGCTTGTACAGGGACGGCGGCCGTACGCCGAGCCTGTCGGCCAGCAGCCCCATGGTCAGGCCCGCCAGACCGACCTCGTCGGCGAGCTCCGCTCCTGCCGCGACGACGGAGCTCGTATCGAGGCCCGCTCTAGGCACGGGCGTGTGCTTCCAGGAAGGCCAGCAGCAGGGACACCGTCTCCTCGGGGTATTGGTCGTGCGGGTAGTGGCCGGCTCCCTCGATCACCGCGAGCTCACCGACACCGGCCGGCATCGCGGCCACGATCGCCTCGCCCTCGGCGCGCGGATCGACCCAGTCGGGGTCGAGCGAGCCCTGCACGATCAGGGCAGGGCACCGTACGTTGCCCAACTGGGCGCCGGCGTCGGTCGGCGCCGACTGCCCCATCTTCTGCAGCGCCCGCATCCGGCCGGGCTCACCCAGCATCGCCTCGATGCGGGCCAGCCGGTCGGTCCAGTCGGCTGGCTTGCGGCCCGGGTAGGCGTGGTCGAGGTAGCGGGACCACAGTCCCACGCTGCCGAACAGGCTGGCGCCGAGCAGCCGGAAGGCACCCTTGCGGTAGCTCTTCGAGCGGAAGTCGCCGAGCCTGATCGACTGCGCGCGCGTGAAGGGGGCCAGCTCGATGATGCCCCGGACCAGGCCGGAATCCTGGGCGGCCGCGATGGTGGCGGCGCCGCCGGAGATCGAGTGGCCGACCAGGACGGCCGGGCCGCTGTCGATGTGGCGGATCACCGCGAGCAGATCGCCCGCGATGTCGGTGCGCGAGTAGGAAGGCCATTGCCCGCTCGACTCACCACAGCCCCGCAGGTCGACCGCGGCCACCCGGTACCCCGCCGCCACCAGGCGCGGCAGGACGAACCTGTACGCGGCGCGGCTGTCCCCCATGCCGTGGGCCAGGACGATCAGCGGCCCTTCTCCGGCGACCTCGTAGGCGATGGTGCCGTCCGGGACGGAGACAAACTCAGCCATGACATCTCCTGCTCGTTCAAATGCAACAACGGTTAGCTAATCTGATTAGCTAGAAGCTAACGCCAATAGCCAAGGGGGTCAACCCAGGTCGGGTATCAGGTGAGGGGGAGGGCGAGGGGGAGGACATGGCCGAGCCGGTGACACTTCAGGAGCCGGTGGAACCCTCGACGAGGTGCGGGTGATGGGGGCGATCAGGGTGTCGCACTGGCGGGAAGGTCTCACGACGGACGTCCTGCCGATGTGCACCAGGACATCGTGAAGGTGATCGCGGACGCGTGAGGGTCGATGCAGGCTCATCAGATCGCGACCCGGATCGGGCTGCCCTCGGTGACCGCGAAGATGGAGGGGGCGCGGGGGAACTGAAGCGGTTGGTAGCGCGGGGCTGGCTGATCAAGGACCAACCCGGACGGTTCGCGCCGGCTCACCCGGCGCCGGACGGGGAATCGGTGAACTCGCGGGACGACAAAGGCTCTTCTCTTTGACTTCGGAGGTACCACACCAAGCCGAAGCCGCAGATGGAAGAGTCGGCGTGACGGTTCGGCAGGTCACCATCGCGCGGACCGCACGGCGGGCAAGGACCAGACCAACGTCCACCCGGCAGGCGCGGAACTCTCACTGCCCGCCCACCTGCACTCCCACGGCCCGCGTCGACTCGCCGTCCTCGAAGCCGTCGTACCGGCGCTCTGACTCGGTCCGCGTCCGCGGCCAGCCGCCGAAGCGGCCCCGCGCCTGGTCCCGGCCTCGTACCGCCGACAGTACGAGGCCGGGGACTCTCGGCCGGCGTGCGGACGCAGCCGGATCATGGCGGAACCATCGTGGCTGGCGGCAGGTTGCATCACCGTTGCAGGAGCGGGCGCCGGGGCTACCGGCCCATCCGTCCCGTCACCGTCGCGTGCACCACGTGCGCGGCGGCGACGTCGAGGGCCGCGTGTCCGGTGGACTTGAAGACCGTCAGGGCCTCGGGGGAGTGCCGTCCGGGGGCTTCGCCGGCCAGGACTGAGCCGAGGAGGGTGATTCGGCGTTCGGTCGGCAGGTCCTGCAACTCGTGGGCGCCGGACGGCGGCGGGGTCGTGGCGGCGCCGGGCCATTCGGTGAAGAGGTCGGCGTCGTGGACGGTTTCGGCGTCGAGTTCGGGGCCGTGGGAGCCGCCGACGGAACTCACGTGGGTGCCCGGAGCGAGCCAGGCGCGGCGTATGACCGGGCGGGTGGCGCCCGTGCAGCAGTACACCGTCGCGGCCTGGCGCACGGCGCCTTCGATGTTCGGCGCCGCCTGACCCTCGGGATGCAGTGCGGCGGTCGCGCGGGCCGCCTCGGGGTCGCGGCCCGCGACGGTGACGGGTACGCCGGGCCGCACCACGGCCAGCAGGGAGACCTGCGCGCGGGCCTGGGCGCCGGTGCCGACCACCACGACAGGGCCGGGAGCGGCGAGGGCCAGGGCGCTGTGCGTGGCGGAAGCGGCGGTGCGCCAGGCCGTGATCGGCTCGGCGTCCAGGACCGCCAGCGGGCTGCCGTCCTCGGGGGCGAACAGCACGACCACCCCCCGGTGGCTGCTGCGGCCGGGCCGGTCGGGGTCGCGGAACACCGACACGAGTTTTGCCGCGAGGCCGAGGCCGGGGACGTATCCGGGCATGGCGCCGAGCAGCCCGTTCGGGGCGAAGGCGGCGGTCCGTGCCGGGGCGGACACCCGGTCCTGGGCCACGGCGACGAGGGCGTCGGAGACGGCACTCATGAGCCGGTGCGGGTCGAGGGCGGCGAGGGTGGCGGCCCGGTCGAGGACGAGGACGTCGTTCACGCCCCGACCTCCTGGTGTGACCCGGAGAGCAGGCCTGCCAGCGTGTCGACCGCGGCGGCGAGCTCGGAGCGGAGCCGTCCGAGGCGGTCGTCGTCGATTTCCGCCGACGGTCCGACGACGGTGAGCGCGCACACGGGCACTCCCTCGGCGGGTACGACAGCCCGACTGAGCGAGGCGACGAACTGGTCGTTGCGCCCGTCCTCGGCCGCGAAGCCGTCGGCCTCGGCGCGTGCGAGGTCGGCGAGCAGCCCCGCGTCGCCGTCGAGCGGATGGCCGGCGTCCACGGCGGGTTCGAGGTAGGGGGCGCGGGCCTCCGGTGGCAGGGCGGCCACCAGGGCGAGTGGTCCGGCGAAGCGGTGCACGGGCAGGGTCTCGTCGAGCAGGGTGCTGATCATCGCCAGCCGGTCGGGCCGTACGACGTCCACCACCCGGGAGCCGGTGCGCTCCAGCACCTGGAGGTTGACCATCAGACCGGTGTGCCCGGACAGGTCCTCCAGCACCGGACGGGCCAGCGTGGTCAGCGAGTTGTGTGCCGCGCGGGCCGACAGGAGCAGTACGGCCGTACCGGGCAGATAGCGGTCGTCCGCGCGCAGCACCCAGCCGCGGCGCACTAGGTCCACCAGGATCCGGTAGGCGGTGGCGCGGTGCAGTCCGACCGTCTCGGCGAGATCGGTCAGCCGCGGCGGCCGGGGGGCGCGGGCGACCGCCTCGACGAGGTCCAGCGCTTTGTCCACGGCCGTGCGCTGCGCTTGCGGCATCGAAACCCTTCCGGAACGTCGGGCGAGAACGGCCCGGTGCGGCGTGTGCACCGCCCGGATCCGGAGGTAGGGTACCGGTTGTTTCGTTCAGCGAGAGCGATGTTACATACACCGTAACAAGAGAGGGGTGTTCATGACGAGAGACAGTGCCGGGGCGGCCACGCCGTACGCGCCGCCGGAGCGGGGCACGGGTCCGACGGTGGTCTACCGGGGCGCCACCCTCTTCGACGGGACGGGCAGCCCGCCCCGCGCCGGGATGTCGATCGTGGTGGACGGCCCCCTGATCCGCGCGGTCGTGGCCGACGCGGAGGCCGACGCACTCGCCGAGGGCGCCGAAGTCGTCGACCTCACCGGGCACTTCGTCACCCCGGGGCTCTTCGACGCCCATCAGCACCTCGCCACCCCGCCCGACCGCCCGGCCGCCGAGGCGGTGCTGGAACGGCTGGTGCACAGCGGTGTCACCGGCATCCGCGACATGGCCGACGACCTCCGTCAGATCGGCGACCTCGCCCGCGCCACCCGCGTCGGGGAGATCGCCGGTCCCGACATCCACTACGCGGCGCTCATGGCGGGCCCCGGCTTCTTCGACGACCCCCGCACCCACCAGGTCAGCCAGGGCGCGGTGCCCGGTGAGGTCCCCTGGATGCAGGCCGTCACGGACACGACCGACCTGACGCTCGCGGTGGCCGTCGCCCGCGGGACATACGCGTCCGCGATCAAGGTGTACGCCGACCTCGACGCGGGGCTCGTCGCGGCGATCACCGCGGAGGCACACCGGCAAGGGATCGCGGTCTGGGCGCACGCCGCCGTCTTCCCCGCCACGCCGGGCGAGGTCGTGGAGGCGGACGTGGACGCCGTCTCGCACGTGACCCTCCTCGCCCACGAGGCGGCGACCGAGCCGCTGACCTCGTACCGGGACAAGCCGCCCGTCGACCACGCAGCCCTGGTCACCGGGGAGGACGAGCGACTGGAGAAGCTCTTCGCCCGGATGCGGGAGCAGGGCGTCGTCCTGGACGCGACCGCCGGACTGTACGCCTCCCGCGAGTTCGCCGGCGACGACCCCGAGACCGCCGAACGGGCCGCCCGCAACAACGAGTTGGCGATCGCCCTGACGGCACAGGCGCACCGGGCCGGCGTCGAGATCGCCACCGGCACCGACTACGAGACCCCGCCCGAGGAGCCCTTCCCCGCCCTCTACGAAGAACTCGCCTTCCTGGTACGGCAATGCGGCATCCCCGAGCACGACGTCCTCAGGTCCGCCACCCTGATCGGTGCCCGCAGCGCCGGAGTGGGGGACCTGACCGGCAGCGTTGAACCGGGCAAGCTCGCCGACCTCGCGGTCTTCGCGCGCGACCCGCTGGCCGACATCGACCACCTGCGCACCATCACCCTGACCGTCAAGCGTGGCCGGCGCTTCCCACGCTCCGCCCACACCCCCGACCGCCCCCGGGAGAGCCGATGACCGGCACACCGATGATCATCAACGCACTGGGTCAGCTCGACAACCCCAACGACCCGCGGTCGCAGGCGGCGGCGAGCGAACTCAACGCCACCAGCGAACAGTTCACCGTCGACGCCCGCACGCTCACCGAGGCCCGGGCCTCCGGCCTGACCGCCGTCAACATCACACTCGGCTACGTCATGGGCGACCTCCCGCCCTACGAGCACACCCTGCACGAGATCGGCGTCTGGGACGGCATCCTCGCCCGCCACCCCGACGACCTGCTCAAGGTCACCTCCGTCGCCGATGTCGAGACCGCGGCACGAGAGGGCCGCGTCGGCGTGATCTACGGCTTCCAGAACGCCGAGGCCGTCGGCGACGACGCCGGCCGCATCGCCGTCTTCGCCGAACGCGGCGTGCGCGTGGTGCAGTTGACGTACAACCAGGCCAACCACCTCGGCGGCGGCTCGATGGCCCCCGCCGACACCGCACTGACCGACTTCGGGCGAGAGGTGATCGACGCCCTCAACGACCGGCACCTCATGGTCGACCTCTCACACAGCGGCGAACGCACCTGCCTGGAAGCCGCGCGCCACTCCCGCGTCCCCATCTCGATCAACCACACCGGATGCCGGGCACTGACCGACCTGCCACGCAACAAGACCGACGAGGAACTGCGACTGGTCGCCTCCCGGGGCGGGTTCGTCGGCATCTACTTCATGCCGTTCCTGAGCCCCACCGGCCACGCCCGCGCCGCCGACGTCGTCGAGCACATCGTCCACGCCGTCAACGTCTGCGGGGAGGACCACGTCGGCATCGGCACCGACGGACCGGTCACCGCCATCGACGACCTCGACGCCTACCGGGCCCACCTGGCCGAGCACGTCGCCCGGCGCCGGCAAGCCGGGGTCTCCTCCGCCGGGGAGCGCGCGGACACCTACCCCTTCGTGGTCGACCTGCGGGGCGAGGACCAGTTCCGGGAACTGATCCGCCTGCTGGAGCGGCGCGGATTCTCCACCGAGCGCATCGAGAAGATCATGGGCCGGAACTTCGTCGACTACGCGCGACGCGTCTGGGCGGAGTGACCGGCCGAGTCGGGGGCGCCGATGCGGTGTGACGCAGGTACCCGTCTCCACTGGCCCAGTTCGATGCGCATGCTGTCTGCCGGCGGTGGGGTCGAGTGCTCCTGGCGCACAGGGTGTCGATCTCGGCGTTGTCCTCCTCGCAGTGATGAACTCGTAGCCCAGGTCGGCCAAGACGTGGTGCCAGACTCCGACGGCCGTCTCCCCTTGGGACAGACCACCATCCGCACCGTCGCCGTCGAACACCGCCGGACCTCGTACGCCCTGGCCCCTCCCGACGTCGCCGCACTGGTCCGCCTCGAGTTCATAGGTGACGCCGGGTCCCAGCTTTTGGGGCCGTTCCGGTGGGCAGCTCGGGTCACTCGGGTCTGTGTCCCGAGGCGGAGTTGATAGCCGCATGTACCGCTTCCAGTAGCGCGGCCAGGCCGTGCGCTTGCTCCCACTCCGCGGCCGTGTACCTCCAGATGTGGCTTCCGCCCGGGAGTTCCGGCCGGCCATGTGCGATCTCCACTACCCGCTTCCCCTTCCGGTCCGGACCGGTCACGCGTAGGTGCAGGTGCCGTATGTGGAAACGGACAGGGTGACCGCCGAAGATCTCCAGTATCCGCCCGTCAAACGAGTAGAACTCTCTGCCGACCGTGGTCGTGATCTCGTCGTCCATGCGGGAACCCTATGCATGGTGATCAGTCGGTGCGAGGACTCTTTCACGGGCCAGTCCACTGTCGGAGAACTCGTCCAGCCAGAACGGCAGGGGGTCGGCGTCACGGTTGTTGAGCACGGCGGCGAACCGGCGGACCAGGTCGTGGGCGTCGTGGACCGCAAGACTGTACACAGGTATGCACACGCGCCTACCGTCCGGCAGGTCACAAGCCGGCTCGCCGCCACCTCGCCGATCCCGGACACACACGCGGCTCACCTTGATCTTTAATCTCTGGTCGTTCGTGAGGTCGGCGGGCGTGCGGGGATATTTGTTCGCGGTGCCTTGCGACGGCGGATTAGCGTCTGGCGCGTGGACATCTCAGATCCCAAGGACGTGGTCCGGCGTGGCTACGATGCGGTTTCCCTGCGTTATGACGAGGTGTACGGCGCTGAGACGAAGTATCAGTCGTTGCTCGGTGACCTGTGCCGCCGCGTCCCGGCCGGCGGGACGGTGCTGGACGTGGGCTGCGGAAGCGGGGAGCCGGTCGCACGTACTCTGGCCGCCGCCGGCTACCGGATCACCGGAATCGACATCAGTGAGGTACAGGTCCGCCGCGCCCGCGAGCGGGTTCCCCACGCAGATTTCATCCCTGATGCCACGGCTGCGTGCTTCGATGACGCTTCCTTCGACGCCGTTGTCTGCCTCTTCGCCCTGATCCATATTCCGCAGGCCGAGCAACCGCCCCTGCTGCGCAAGATCTGCGGATGGCTGCGCCCGGGAGGCTGCTTCGTGGCCACCACGGGACACAGCGAGTGGACCGCGACCGAGGAAGACTGGCTCGGGGGCGGTGCTCCGATGTGGTGGAGTCATGCGGATGCTGCCACCAACCGTCAGTGGATCGAGCAGGCAGGTCTCACGGTTGAGCGGGAGGAGTTCGTCCCTGAAGGTGCCGGCGGGCATGCCCTGTTCTGGGCGAGCCGTCCCTGAATGATCAAGGAATGAATATGAGTGGTTCTGACGTACCCATGATCGCTAACCTCACCGGCTATGAAGCAGCGGCAGCAGAAGAAGCTCTCCCACCGCCTTTTCGGGGCAATCCTGTCGGGTGACGCCGAGAGCGTGAAGGCACTGCTGCGCAGTGGAGCAAGTCCGGAGAGAAGGAACACTGACGGCACCACTCCTCTGTACCTGGCTTCGGTGCAGGGGGAGGCCGAGGTGGCCCGCTTGCTCATGCAGGCCGGGGCTTGCCCTGACACTGAAAGCAGCGGCCCCGGCTCGGAGGGCACACCGCTGTGCGCGGCTGCGTGCTGGGGACACACCGCAACGGTGCGGGAACTGCTGGCGCATGGCGCCGATCCCACCCTCCGCGAAGACCACGGCACAGGCTGGTCCCCGCTGGACTGGGCGGACCATGGCCCCCACCCCGACACTGCCGAAGTCCTCAGAGCGGCAGGAGCGCGTCCGCCTGGCTGAAGCGTGTGGAATCCGGTCCGAGAGCCGGGGCCTCTCCGTCTGGCAGCGGACGCCGACTGATTGCACTCACTGCTCTTCGAGTTGGAGGGTCAGCCGGGCGGCGGCGGTGACGGTGGAGTCGAATTCCGGGCAGGCGACCACGGCGTGTGTCAGGACAGCCACTGGCCTGGGTCGATCCAGGGGCGCCGACGGAGGCCCATCTCCAGTCCACGACGCGCACCGCCGGCGACTTCGAACTCTGGACACTCAAGGCCACGAGCTGCCCGCCACGAGGGAAGCAGGCGGGCGGCTTCGTCACGTACAGTCCCACGTTCTGCGGCTACACCAGCGAGGCCGACAAATGGACGGATGCCGCACTGGGGACACCGGGCTGTCCGCTTCACCAGAGCACCCTCGGTGGCCTGTCGTCCGCGGAACACTGCCTGCTTCGAGTGGTGGAGGGCGGGCCTTTCACAGGGCAGCCGTGCCCCGGGGCGCCGTGCCGTGTGTATGCGGGAAGCGTTCTACCGCTCCCGGTGCGGGAGAGGTACTGGTGTCGGTCGGGGCTTCCAGCGTGAACGGCCACGACGTGCTGGTCCGCGCCGGGGAGTTGAAGATCGTGTCGGGACGCTGGTTCCCGATCGGTGTGGGGCTGTACTTCGCGGGTGTCGTCGCCGCGACCGGCGCCGATGTCGAGGACTACCAGGTCGGGGAGCGGGTTGGGGCACGGGGCATCCCCGGCAGCGGCACAGCACCGGTGCGGCGGCCGAGTACGTGGTGCTCCCTGCGGACCGCATCGCGCCCGCCCCGGCGGGCATCTCGCCGGTTGACGCGGCCTCCCTGGTCGTCGCGGGCGCGACGGCACTGATCGCGCTGCGGGACATCGTGCACGTCGGGAGCGGGGAGCGGGTCCTGGTCCGGGGCGCGGCGGGCGGAGTCGGCACAGCCGCCGTGCAACTGGCACACGCGCTGGGCTGCCACGTCACCGCGCTGGCCCGCGACCGTCACGCCCAGGCGCTCGCCGACCTCGGTGCCGACGAGGTCCTCGACTACGGCTCCACCACCTCGGACCAGATCGGACCCTTCGACGTCGTCGTCGACACGGTCGGCTCTGAACTGAACTGCTACCGAAGCCGGTTGGCCAGGGGCGGCCGGATGGTCACCATCGGGCCGTGATCGCGGCGTCGAGCGTGTACGGTGCCCGCCGCATCCGAACTTTCAGCGCCAACCCCGACACCGCCGTGCTGCGTGATCTGGCGGATCACGTCACTTCGGGAGCACTGCGCCCGGTGGCCGACAGCGTGTACCCGCTCGCAGCCATCGCCGCGGCGCATCAGTCGTTCGAGCGAGGCGGCGCCGTGGGCAAGCATGTGGTCGCCGTGTCCGCGTAGCTCCTCATGGATCGGGCTCAGAGACCGGTTACCTTGCCGCTCGCCGAGAGTTCGTAGACGAGGGTGACGGTGCGGCGCCCGTTCGGCGGCAGGGCTACGTCCCAGCGGGCGATGCCCTCGGCGTCGACCGTGTCGGGGGCGGGGGAGCAGGCCTCCTTGCGCAGCCTCACGTCCACCGCGGAGACCTCGGAGACCGGGATGCGTTCCCGCAGCGCCACCACCTGCTCGCCTTGTTCCCCGGGGGCGGAGAAACGGGACAGGTGCAGGCGCACCGTGCGAGTGACGGTGGTGCGCTGGGTCATGGTTGTGGTGTCGCGGTACTCCTCCGTGTCGCGGAGCACTCGATAGTCGTCGTGGCTGCCGAAAGCGAGCTCGAGGGGCGCGCCGGGTGCGGTGAAGTCGAGCGTTGCGCGGCCGCCGAACCCGCCGA
Above is a window of Streptomyces sp. NBC_00490 DNA encoding:
- a CDS encoding ornithine cyclodeaminase family protein, producing the protein MNDVLVLDRAATLAALDPHRLMSAVSDALVAVAQDRVSAPARTAAFAPNGLLGAMPGYVPGLGLAAKLVSVFRDPDRPGRSSHRGVVVLFAPEDGSPLAVLDAEPITAWRTAASATHSALALAAPGPVVVVGTGAQARAQVSLLAVVRPGVPVTVAGRDPEAARATAALHPEGQAAPNIEGAVRQAATVYCCTGATRPVIRRAWLAPGTHVSSVGGSHGPELDAETVHDADLFTEWPGAATTPPPSGAHELQDLPTERRITLLGSVLAGEAPGRHSPEALTVFKSTGHAALDVAAAHVVHATVTGRMGR
- a CDS encoding amidohydrolase family protein, whose product is MTRDSAGAATPYAPPERGTGPTVVYRGATLFDGTGSPPRAGMSIVVDGPLIRAVVADAEADALAEGAEVVDLTGHFVTPGLFDAHQHLATPPDRPAAEAVLERLVHSGVTGIRDMADDLRQIGDLARATRVGEIAGPDIHYAALMAGPGFFDDPRTHQVSQGAVPGEVPWMQAVTDTTDLTLAVAVARGTYASAIKVYADLDAGLVAAITAEAHRQGIAVWAHAAVFPATPGEVVEADVDAVSHVTLLAHEAATEPLTSYRDKPPVDHAALVTGEDERLEKLFARMREQGVVLDATAGLYASREFAGDDPETAERAARNNELAIALTAQAHRAGVEIATGTDYETPPEEPFPALYEELAFLVRQCGIPEHDVLRSATLIGARSAGVGDLTGSVEPGKLADLAVFARDPLADIDHLRTITLTVKRGRRFPRSAHTPDRPRESR
- a CDS encoding dipeptidase; protein product: MTGTPMIINALGQLDNPNDPRSQAAASELNATSEQFTVDARTLTEARASGLTAVNITLGYVMGDLPPYEHTLHEIGVWDGILARHPDDLLKVTSVADVETAAREGRVGVIYGFQNAEAVGDDAGRIAVFAERGVRVVQLTYNQANHLGGGSMAPADTALTDFGREVIDALNDRHLMVDLSHSGERTCLEAARHSRVPISINHTGCRALTDLPRNKTDEELRLVASRGGFVGIYFMPFLSPTGHARAADVVEHIVHAVNVCGEDHVGIGTDGPVTAIDDLDAYRAHLAEHVARRRQAGVSSAGERADTYPFVVDLRGEDQFRELIRLLERRGFSTERIEKIMGRNFVDYARRVWAE
- a CDS encoding class I SAM-dependent methyltransferase, translated to MDISDPKDVVRRGYDAVSLRYDEVYGAETKYQSLLGDLCRRVPAGGTVLDVGCGSGEPVARTLAAAGYRITGIDISEVQVRRARERVPHADFIPDATAACFDDASFDAVVCLFALIHIPQAEQPPLLRKICGWLRPGGCFVATTGHSEWTATEEDWLGGGAPMWWSHADAATNRQWIEQAGLTVEREEFVPEGAGGHALFWASRP
- a CDS encoding ankyrin repeat domain-containing protein, with the translated sequence MKQRQQKKLSHRLFGAILSGDAESVKALLRSGASPERRNTDGTTPLYLASVQGEAEVARLLMQAGACPDTESSGPGSEGTPLCAAACWGHTATVRELLAHGADPTLREDHGTGWSPLDWADHGPHPDTAEVLRAAGARPPG
- a CDS encoding TetR/AcrR family transcriptional regulator: MPRAGLDTSSVVAAGAELADEVGLAGLTMGLLADRLGVRPPSLYKHVGSLHELRHGISVQAKREFAHQLARESVGRSGPDAVRAFADSYRRWALEHPGRYAATLPAPAPDDEEDRRVSEAALQVLLDVLAGFGLPDARVVDSARAMRSALHGFVTLEGADGFKMARDVTRSFHFLIDTLIAGFQADPGDHASEG
- a CDS encoding IclR family transcriptional regulator, producing MPQAQRTAVDKALDLVEAVARAPRPPRLTDLAETVGLHRATAYRILVDLVRRGWVLRADDRYLPGTAVLLLSARAAHNSLTTLARPVLEDLSGHTGLMVNLQVLERTGSRVVDVVRPDRLAMISTLLDETLPVHRFAGPLALVAALPPEARAPYLEPAVDAGHPLDGDAGLLADLARAEADGFAAEDGRNDQFVASLSRAVVPAEGVPVCALTVVGPSAEIDDDRLGRLRSELAAAVDTLAGLLSGSHQEVGA
- a CDS encoding alpha/beta fold hydrolase, yielding MAEFVSVPDGTIAYEVAGEGPLIVLAHGMGDSRAAYRFVLPRLVAAGYRVAAVDLRGCGESSGQWPSYSRTDIAGDLLAVIRHIDSGPAVLVGHSISGGAATIAAAQDSGLVRGIIELAPFTRAQSIRLGDFRSKSYRKGAFRLLGASLFGSVGLWSRYLDHAYPGRKPADWTDRLARIEAMLGEPGRMRALQKMGQSAPTDAGAQLGNVRCPALIVQGSLDPDWVDPRAEGEAIVAAMPAGVGELAVIEGAGHYPHDQYPEETVSLLLAFLEAHARA